A section of the Rubritalea squalenifaciens DSM 18772 genome encodes:
- the mutL gene encoding DNA mismatch repair endonuclease MutL — MGKIAILPDILASQVAAGEVVERPASVVKEMVENALDAGAKHVEVEISKGGTNLIKITDDGSGMGREDAMMCLERHATSKLKDSKQLMEITTMGFRGEAVPSIASVSKFRLATREHDAVEGTELIVDGGVLKDVRAVGLQPGSVFEVRSLFFNVPARRKFLKTENTESAHVEHQVRLHALAWPEVRFTYRKDGRVVFDLPGTGDRRMRIAGLSGAEAGRAVIEVPETEDAQMTVSGYVLPSDYARKGKRQQFIFLNGRPIEDPAISRAIKDAFKGSVGEGMHPACWLWITMDPSLVDVNVHPAKKEVRFHKPFEVRNLVLSAVEAGLEAKAQAAEKLRGVAKIVSRKDGAETPVRKPFEQTEAIADETKEELTGIPEDSDKAPKSPAIVKPTPAAVNKAPVTTAAPFKAQASEPKQEELLHTEQQDDGPKHNFQVLSVLHDRYFLMQGDDGLVLMDPKAARERIVYEAFLAGDESSQLEAQGLLVPELIELDARDLDVVMSNLENFTEAGISVEPFGGGTLQVRSMPALLNDKDPRSFITAVIDELIETVGGKRGKRMAYEVFAEKLAERVAWGEPCRLAGAERMLDELFDCELPYCTPDGRPTLIHISLKEIERKFGN; from the coding sequence ATGGGAAAGATAGCGATATTGCCGGATATTCTGGCCAGCCAAGTGGCGGCTGGTGAAGTCGTTGAGCGGCCGGCGAGTGTCGTCAAAGAAATGGTGGAGAATGCTTTGGACGCGGGTGCCAAGCATGTGGAGGTTGAAATTTCCAAAGGGGGAACGAATCTGATCAAGATTACCGACGATGGGTCGGGTATGGGGCGAGAGGATGCCATGATGTGTCTGGAGCGACACGCCACGAGTAAGCTGAAGGATTCCAAGCAACTCATGGAGATTACCACCATGGGGTTTCGTGGGGAGGCTGTACCGAGTATTGCCAGTGTGAGTAAGTTCCGTCTGGCGACACGTGAGCACGATGCCGTGGAAGGTACCGAATTGATTGTCGATGGTGGTGTCTTAAAGGATGTCCGAGCTGTGGGCTTACAGCCTGGCTCGGTGTTTGAGGTGCGGAGCTTGTTTTTTAATGTTCCAGCTCGAAGAAAATTCCTGAAAACGGAGAATACCGAAAGTGCCCATGTGGAGCACCAAGTACGCTTGCATGCTTTGGCATGGCCTGAGGTTCGATTCACTTATCGCAAAGACGGCCGGGTAGTTTTTGACTTGCCGGGGACCGGTGACCGCAGAATGCGTATCGCGGGGCTCAGTGGGGCAGAGGCTGGACGAGCGGTGATTGAGGTGCCTGAGACCGAGGACGCTCAGATGACGGTGAGCGGCTACGTTTTACCCTCTGATTATGCACGTAAAGGGAAGCGCCAGCAGTTCATCTTTCTAAACGGAAGACCGATCGAGGATCCGGCGATTAGCCGGGCCATCAAGGATGCCTTCAAGGGGTCCGTGGGTGAGGGCATGCACCCAGCCTGCTGGCTGTGGATCACCATGGATCCAAGCCTGGTGGATGTGAATGTTCATCCTGCCAAGAAGGAAGTGCGCTTTCACAAGCCGTTTGAAGTCAGGAATCTGGTTCTCAGCGCGGTAGAAGCAGGCTTGGAGGCGAAAGCGCAGGCTGCGGAGAAGCTTCGTGGTGTCGCCAAGATTGTATCACGCAAAGATGGGGCAGAGACACCTGTCCGTAAGCCCTTCGAACAGACAGAGGCCATTGCTGATGAGACGAAAGAAGAGTTAACCGGTATACCTGAGGATTCTGACAAGGCCCCGAAATCACCTGCAATAGTGAAGCCCACTCCCGCAGCAGTGAACAAAGCACCAGTTACTACAGCCGCTCCTTTCAAGGCTCAAGCCTCAGAACCAAAGCAGGAAGAGCTCCTGCATACCGAGCAGCAGGATGATGGGCCCAAACATAATTTTCAAGTGCTCAGTGTTCTGCATGATCGTTATTTTCTCATGCAGGGGGATGATGGCTTGGTGCTGATGGACCCCAAGGCTGCCAGAGAGCGCATCGTCTATGAAGCGTTCTTGGCTGGAGACGAGAGTTCTCAGCTCGAAGCTCAAGGATTGCTGGTGCCCGAATTGATTGAGCTAGATGCCCGGGACTTGGACGTCGTGATGTCCAATTTGGAGAATTTTACCGAAGCTGGTATTTCCGTAGAACCTTTTGGCGGTGGAACTTTACAAGTGAGAAGCATGCCGGCCTTGCTGAATGATAAAGACCCGAGGAGCTTTATCACTGCAGTGATTGATGAGCTGATAGAGACAGTTGGTGGTAAGCGTGGTAAGCGGATGGCCTACGAAGTCTTTGCTGAAAAACTGGCGGAACGTGTGGCATGGGGTGAACCATGCCGCTTGGCTGGTGCTGAGCGTATGTTGGATGAACTCTTTGACTGTGAGCTCCCTTATTGCACGCCGGATGGTAGACCTACCTTGATTCATATTTCTCTCAAGGAGATTGAGAGAAAGTTTGGGAACTGA
- a CDS encoding AGE family epimerase/isomerase, with protein MENVGAVQTKGYSQQELKELKDFYLDSLLGDTLPFWLKEGVDREHGGYLLMRDADGSLIDDDKSVWFQGRFATILGMLYNEYEQRDEWLEAAKAGVDFLKKHCVDTDGRMFFMMTREGKPLRKRRYFFSEAFAISAFAQVAKASGDEQLAQEARDLFRKCMSYYDGEISLEPKFTDERPGKGIGVPMIFLNVAQQLVDTVGCSYAESCIDRFIDEMRAFVKDDIACVMEVLSPADDIIDHIAERTCNPGHAIEAAWFILHESIRRQGDDELQALGLKMLDYMWERGWDKDHGGILYFVDPTGKPVQEYWHDMKFWWPQCETIIATLMAYQLTGDEKYAKWHQMIHEYTHRVFPDKEHGEWFGYFHRDGVLANRAKGNHFKGPFHLPRMQWACYKLLSDQ; from the coding sequence ATGGAAAACGTGGGAGCAGTGCAGACTAAAGGGTATTCTCAGCAGGAGCTGAAAGAACTTAAAGATTTTTATCTAGATAGTCTGTTAGGTGACACCTTGCCTTTCTGGTTGAAGGAAGGTGTGGATAGGGAGCATGGAGGCTATTTGCTGATGCGTGATGCGGACGGAAGTCTCATTGATGATGATAAGTCCGTATGGTTTCAGGGGCGTTTCGCCACCATTCTTGGAATGCTGTACAACGAATACGAGCAGAGGGATGAGTGGTTGGAAGCTGCCAAAGCTGGCGTAGATTTCCTGAAGAAACATTGTGTCGATACAGACGGACGGATGTTCTTCATGATGACTCGAGAGGGAAAACCTCTCAGGAAGAGGCGCTACTTTTTCTCTGAAGCATTCGCGATTTCGGCCTTTGCTCAGGTTGCTAAGGCAAGTGGCGATGAGCAGCTTGCTCAGGAGGCTAGAGACCTCTTTAGAAAGTGCATGAGCTACTACGATGGAGAGATTTCTCTTGAGCCTAAGTTTACTGATGAGCGTCCGGGTAAAGGCATCGGTGTGCCGATGATTTTCCTCAATGTAGCCCAGCAATTGGTGGACACTGTCGGTTGTTCGTATGCGGAATCTTGCATTGATCGCTTTATTGATGAAATGCGTGCATTCGTAAAAGATGACATCGCCTGTGTCATGGAGGTGCTCAGCCCGGCTGACGATATCATTGACCACATTGCAGAGAGAACCTGTAACCCCGGGCATGCTATTGAGGCAGCCTGGTTTATTCTTCATGAGTCTATCAGAAGACAAGGGGATGATGAATTACAGGCGCTCGGTCTCAAGATGCTGGACTATATGTGGGAGCGTGGCTGGGACAAGGATCACGGGGGGATTCTCTACTTCGTTGACCCTACAGGTAAACCAGTCCAGGAGTACTGGCATGATATGAAGTTCTGGTGGCCACAGTGTGAAACGATCATCGCAACTCTCATGGCTTACCAGCTCACAGGTGACGAAAAATATGCAAAGTGGCATCAGATGATTCATGAGTACACGCACCGTGTGTTCCCTGATAAGGAGCACGGTGAGTGGTTTGGGTATTTCCATCGTGATGGCGTATTGGCCAATCGTGCGAAAGGCAATCACTTCAAAGGGCCATTCCATCTGCCGAGAATGCAATGGGCCTGCTACAAATTACTTTCTGATCAATAG
- a CDS encoding sialidase family protein encodes MRSLMMFLMAGTVCAAPESFEAIQAGAGISQYEVGYGSWQTSADSAVVIAGHSKTGSQSLHLKGGEDQSVELMFKQPLAEEMWLSFWSERWTSRTPFEYKLEVKIGGQWRTKKDLSSETKLGDFHARTGLLLEQGTEGLRWVATTPENTGVLIDDVWVQKLKPMMVSSIETMQPVVPVLVGKSVNPVVGFTVDTDGRTEPKTVEEFQLSLEGTGRIQDIKSVSVLYAGNEEEPGAGKVIATSSDIAEMMTLKGSATLESGRNQFWVSVSLKENASLDGSVDAGISKVKLGDGAELQPSVVSPQGAQRIGVALRQGGDDGSKAFRIPGMATTNKGTLIAVYDARWNGGGDLPGNVDVGMSRSTDGGQSWEDMKIIMDMGDDPKWHHDGIGDPAVLVDRSNNRIWVAGVWSHGNRAWHGSGQGMKPEETGQFMLVYSDDDGKSWSKPINITEQVKKPEWHYMLQGPGAGITMKNGTLVFAAQYQDGDKNADGKKVGTPYSTIIYSKDHGKTWQAGNGIKSNTTEAQVVELGDGSLMLNCRDNRGSYRTIGLTYDLGKTWELHPTDREALNEPICMASLYRFEREGEADLLLFSNPNTQSGRNHMSIKVSDDEGLTWPSIWHSLYDVRSCSGYSCLTRIGNDKVGVLYEGPHEIYFLRFTLEELLRESK; translated from the coding sequence ATGAGATCGTTGATGATGTTTCTTATGGCTGGTACAGTGTGTGCGGCACCCGAGAGTTTTGAAGCCATTCAGGCTGGTGCTGGGATTTCCCAGTATGAAGTAGGTTACGGTTCATGGCAGACGAGTGCAGACTCGGCTGTTGTGATTGCCGGACACTCTAAGACTGGTTCACAGAGCCTGCATTTGAAGGGCGGAGAGGACCAGTCTGTCGAGCTTATGTTCAAGCAGCCTTTGGCGGAGGAGATGTGGCTGAGCTTTTGGTCTGAGCGCTGGACCAGTCGGACCCCCTTTGAATATAAGCTGGAGGTGAAAATTGGAGGGCAGTGGCGAACTAAGAAAGACCTTTCCAGCGAAACCAAGCTAGGTGATTTTCATGCTCGTACGGGTCTTCTGCTAGAGCAGGGGACTGAAGGGCTCAGGTGGGTGGCTACGACGCCGGAAAATACAGGTGTGCTCATTGATGATGTCTGGGTGCAAAAACTGAAGCCCATGATGGTCTCCAGTATTGAAACGATGCAGCCTGTGGTGCCTGTGCTTGTGGGTAAGAGTGTCAACCCGGTGGTGGGGTTTACCGTGGACACTGACGGGAGAACGGAGCCCAAAACTGTGGAGGAATTCCAACTTAGCTTGGAGGGAACGGGGCGTATACAGGACATCAAGTCTGTGAGTGTCCTCTATGCCGGAAACGAGGAGGAGCCTGGAGCTGGCAAGGTGATTGCTACTAGCTCGGACATTGCTGAGATGATGACCTTGAAGGGTTCTGCTACTCTGGAAAGCGGGAGGAATCAATTTTGGGTATCGGTAAGCCTGAAAGAGAACGCCAGTCTCGATGGTTCTGTTGATGCGGGAATTTCCAAGGTCAAATTGGGTGATGGTGCCGAATTGCAACCAAGTGTGGTCAGTCCGCAGGGGGCTCAACGGATTGGTGTAGCATTGCGCCAAGGTGGTGACGACGGCTCCAAGGCATTTCGCATTCCGGGGATGGCTACCACCAATAAAGGAACTCTCATTGCGGTTTATGATGCACGATGGAACGGAGGTGGAGATCTGCCCGGCAACGTTGACGTGGGCATGAGTCGTAGCACAGACGGGGGGCAAAGCTGGGAGGACATGAAAATCATTATGGATATGGGCGATGATCCCAAGTGGCATCATGATGGGATTGGAGATCCGGCTGTTTTGGTAGATCGTTCTAACAACCGTATATGGGTCGCTGGAGTATGGAGTCATGGCAATCGAGCTTGGCATGGCTCAGGGCAGGGAATGAAGCCAGAGGAGACAGGACAGTTCATGCTCGTCTATAGCGATGATGACGGCAAGAGCTGGTCTAAGCCCATCAATATTACAGAACAGGTAAAGAAGCCCGAATGGCACTACATGCTGCAAGGGCCAGGAGCTGGTATTACCATGAAGAATGGGACGCTGGTCTTTGCGGCCCAGTATCAGGATGGCGATAAGAATGCGGACGGCAAAAAAGTAGGTACGCCTTATTCGACCATTATCTACAGCAAGGATCATGGTAAAACCTGGCAGGCTGGCAATGGCATCAAATCCAATACCACCGAGGCTCAGGTTGTAGAGTTAGGTGATGGTAGTCTGATGCTCAATTGCCGTGATAATCGAGGTTCCTATCGAACTATTGGCCTGACTTATGATTTAGGAAAAACTTGGGAGCTGCATCCGACTGACCGAGAGGCGCTCAATGAGCCGATTTGCATGGCCAGTCTCTATCGTTTCGAGAGAGAGGGTGAAGCTGATTTGCTTTTATTCTCCAATCCAAATACTCAAAGTGGACGTAACCATATGTCGATCAAGGTATCCGATGATGAAGGGCTGACTTGGCCTTCAATATGGCACAGCCTCTATGATGTGCGTTCCTGCAGTGGGTATTCCTGCCTGACGAGAATCGGAAACGACAAGGTAGGCGTTCTCTATGAAGGACCGCATGAAATCTATTTCCTCAGGTTTACACTAGAGGAGCTACTGAGAGAGTCCAAGTAA